In Festucalex cinctus isolate MCC-2025b chromosome 1, RoL_Fcin_1.0, whole genome shotgun sequence, the sequence TACAAATTATGTCATGGTATGTAAATTTATGAGAACAACTGTACAGGCAATTAAAAGCCTCTTTTTGGAGGAGGTGCCAATTACTGGCAGATTTTCATTGCTTTTTGTCTGCAAGAGAGTCAACGTGGTCTGGGCTGAATTGTTTTGTCCATACTGGGTGACAATGTTCTGTATTGTTCACTTTGTGTTGAACATTACACTTCGGTgcattcattttctttgatgTCACAAAATCAGCGGTTTAGCCTCCTTCCGTAGTCGTCGTCCATCGCTTTATCCAGCCAGTCTCTCTCTTGCTCGGACTCCGAGTCACTGGCCTCGCTGGCATCTGCCGCCAAAAGGCGAGAATAGTTGATCCTGTACTGGTGGGGGGCGTTCCACTGCAGCATCGGCAGGCATATGCACCACAGCGTCAGCGCCACCGCCACGCCTCTGAAGAGCCACGCCAGCCCACACCAGCGGACCACGTAGCCTCCGGCCAAACTTCCCAGTGCACTCCCCAAGTCTAAAGACAAGGCATCGTAGAGTCTCTTGACGCTCCTCTCACTTCCCGGTGTGGCCACATCGTCGCTCTGCGACTTTACAGCCCACCAGAAGGCTCCGCCGCTCAAACAGCTCACCAACTGAGCCGGCAGCGCAGCCCACGGTCCCCACAGGAAAGAGTAATACAAACACTGTAATCCAAGGGTGGCTCCCCCCAGCGCAAGCACCTTTCCCGAGCTCAGCAGTCGGGTGAGTCGGACGGCCAGCGGCGGGAAGGTGGCCTGGGAGAGCAAGGCCAGGCTGAGACACACCCCCATGTGCAGCTCGCTGCTGCCGTGATCCTGCATCTGCCACAAGAGGAAGTTGTCCACGGCCGAGCGGGAGACCCCCACCAGCAGGGCGGTGACGGCGCAGAGCAGCGCGCGCCGGGAGCCGCGCACCAGCCGAATGGCCTTGAGCAGTCGGTTGGCCTTGCCGTGATGCTTGTTGCGGTAAAGCGGGAGGAAGGCCGTAACCGGCAAGGCCAGCGCCGACGCGCCGGCGTAGCAGAAGAAGTGCGCGGCGCTCCTGGAGGTGTGGCCGGCGATCAAGCAGTTTAAGCGGCTGACCAGCAGCCCCGCCCCTCCAACGCCACATGCGGCTCCCAGTAAAGGCCACACCCCGGCGCTGCTGTAGCGGTCGGAAGCGTCGGCAAAATCCAGATAATCGTACAGGCCGTCGTCAGCTGTCCACTCGAGAGGGGCTGCCACCAGCTCCCATACAGACACCGTAATAAGTATCAAGAAGAACAGCTGGTGTTGAACGTCCATCCCCTTAAGGCTCGACAGGAAACCTAACTGACCTTCCTCTTTATGTTCCTCTGTATCCCGTTTGATTTGGGACTTCTTCTGTCTCACCAAGGCGCGGGTCGTCGTGTGGAACTCGACAGAGCTTTTGTCCTTTACTTCCGCTGTACTGTTTGTTCTTATCACAGGACGCTGTGAACTTCTGCCGACTGCAGCAGATGTTCCGTTAGCAGGAAAGGTGACTTGTGGGTGAGGCTCTACGGGGGACGGAGTGCTTCGAACATTTGACCCATTGCAGGCGTTGATGTGCGCTTGCAGATCTACCGGCGGAAAAAGAAGCACAACTAGTGCGACCACGGCCGAACACACCACAGAGCCGTTTATCACCACTCGCCTTCTGTTGTATATCCTGGCAAGCAGGCTGGCCAGGGGCTGCCACAACAGTGATATGAGGTGC encodes:
- the mfsd6l gene encoding major facilitator superfamily domain-containing protein 6-like; this encodes MKKTKQINIKQTLVLARAFHFLHSCAKSCLLPFLTLYFRQLGLTPEMTGIIMGTKHLISLLWQPLASLLARIYNRRRVVINGSVVCSAVVALVVLLFPPVDLQAHINACNGSNVRSTPSPVEPHPQVTFPANGTSAAVGRSSQRPVIRTNSTAEVKDKSSVEFHTTTRALVRQKKSQIKRDTEEHKEEGQLGFLSSLKGMDVQHQLFFLILITVSVWELVAAPLEWTADDGLYDYLDFADASDRYSSAGVWPLLGAACGVGGAGLLVSRLNCLIAGHTSRSAAHFFCYAGASALALPVTAFLPLYRNKHHGKANRLLKAIRLVRGSRRALLCAVTALLVGVSRSAVDNFLLWQMQDHGSSELHMGVCLSLALLSQATFPPLAVRLTRLLSSGKVLALGGATLGLQCLYYSFLWGPWAALPAQLVSCLSGGAFWWAVKSQSDDVATPGSERSVKRLYDALSLDLGSALGSLAGGYVVRWCGLAWLFRGVAVALTLWCICLPMLQWNAPHQYRINYSRLLAADASEASDSESEQERDWLDKAMDDDYGRRLNR